Proteins encoded together in one Candidatus Lariskella endosymbiont of Epinotia ramella window:
- a CDS encoding AAA family ATPase → MTRSKIIAIANQKGGVGKTTTAVNLSTALAAVGSSILLIDFDPQGNASTSVGLSNQQRENDVYKLLSHGLAVESSIVKTQIPNLDIIPATVDLAAIESETADLDGREFLLKSRLRHMNADYDYIFIDCCPSLGLLTMNALAAAHSVLIPLQCEFLALEGLAHLLNTVQLIKSAVNRDLYIEGVLLTMSDKRNRLSQQVAKDVREKLKKLVYDTVIPRNVKLSEAPSHGKPAILYDFVCLGSIAYMMLAKEFLAKNTY, encoded by the coding sequence ATGACGCGCTCTAAGATCATCGCTATTGCTAATCAAAAAGGTGGAGTGGGTAAAACCACTACTGCTGTTAATTTGTCCACTGCGCTTGCCGCGGTTGGAAGTTCTATATTACTCATAGATTTTGATCCACAGGGGAACGCTAGTACAAGCGTTGGTCTATCAAACCAACAAAGAGAGAATGATGTATATAAATTATTGTCGCATGGACTTGCAGTAGAATCTTCTATAGTAAAAACTCAGATTCCAAACCTTGATATTATTCCAGCAACTGTCGACCTTGCCGCTATAGAATCTGAAACTGCTGATCTTGATGGAAGGGAGTTTTTGCTCAAATCAAGGCTAAGGCATATGAATGCAGATTACGACTATATATTTATAGATTGCTGCCCTTCTCTTGGACTTCTGACAATGAATGCATTGGCAGCTGCTCATTCCGTACTTATTCCTTTGCAATGTGAGTTTCTTGCGCTTGAAGGACTTGCACATCTACTTAATACTGTACAACTTATAAAATCGGCAGTAAATCGTGACCTTTATATAGAGGGTGTTTTGCTAACAATGAGTGATAAGCGAAATAGGTTATCTCAACAAGTTGCAAAAGACGTAAGAGAAAAATTGAAAAAACTAGTGTATGATACTGTTATACCAAGAAACGTCAAATTGTCTGAAGCTCCTTCGCATGGCAAGCCAGCAATTTTGTATGATTTTGTATGCCTTGGCTCCATAGCTTATATGATGCTTGCAAAAGAATTTTTAGCTAAAAATACTTATTAA
- the rsmG gene encoding 16S rRNA (guanine(527)-N(7))-methyltransferase RsmG, with amino-acid sequence MQESLNDYFGTRELELLQKYSELLLLWNKKINLVSRSVLTYEDLIPHILDSALLSRFIQNKHFSIADIGSGGGFPGMILAILGYNCVLFEKNSKKTAFLLEVKGMLKINAQVVCGDVRDAKSSVFDVIVSRAFCDTVMLLDYTKHIAGQNTNYLLHKGKDWQKEVSSLMRDWHFDLENYNNIHKPNSSIISISNLQKNRHDAL; translated from the coding sequence ATGCAAGAAAGTTTAAATGATTATTTTGGTACAAGAGAATTAGAGCTATTGCAGAAATATTCTGAACTACTGCTGCTCTGGAATAAAAAAATAAATCTTGTCTCCCGCTCTGTCTTGACATATGAAGATCTAATTCCACATATATTAGATTCTGCACTTTTGAGCAGATTTATTCAAAATAAGCATTTTAGTATAGCAGATATAGGAAGCGGAGGTGGGTTTCCTGGAATGATACTTGCAATACTCGGCTATAATTGCGTATTATTTGAGAAAAACAGCAAGAAGACTGCGTTTTTATTAGAAGTCAAGGGAATGCTTAAAATTAATGCGCAAGTGGTCTGTGGAGATGTTAGAGATGCAAAAAGCAGTGTATTTGATGTGATAGTATCAAGAGCATTTTGTGATACTGTGATGCTGCTTGATTATACGAAACACATTGCTGGGCAAAATACTAATTATCTGCTACATAAAGGAAAGGATTGGCAGAAAGAAGTAAGTAGCCTTATGAGAGATTGGCATTTTGATCTCGAAAATTATAATAATATTCATAAGCCGAATTCTAGTATTATATCGATTTCTAATCTGCAGAAAAATAGACATGACGCGCTCTAA
- the nuoG gene encoding NADH-quinone oxidoreductase subunit NuoG, with protein sequence MPKIVVDGLDIEVENGTTVIQACEMLGIEIPRFCYHERLAIAGNCRMCLVEVEKSPKPVASCAHPISDGMVVHTNTPLVRKAREGVMEFLLINHPLDCPICDQGGECDLQDQAIKYGRGVSRYNECKRVVEDKNIGPLITTHMTRCIHCTRCIRFLEDVAGTQELGALGRGEHMKISTCIEKSITSELSGNIIDLCPVGALTSKPYEFKARSWELRNTETIDVMDAVGSNIRVDSRGSEVMRVLPRLNEDINEEWISDKTRFSYDGLKYQRLDTPMIREAGGKFKTVSWLEAYQAIGAAISASSPDKIAAIAGDLIDVETMLLTKELLTKIGSYNFDCRQDGSLLGNQVRALYTFNTTIAGIEDADACLIVGSNPRHEATILNARLRKACIHNGMNVALIGEQVDLTYRYKHLGVNPWILKQIADAEHDYFADLKNAKNPMIIIGSGILARPDYEVFLHYARVIAENTGMVREDWNGLNILQRAASRVGGLDIGFLPGSGALSTKQIMTDANIIMLLGADELDFSTVKEDAFIIYQGHHGDLGAHRANVILPGAAYTEKDATYVNLEGRAQRTRIASYPPNYAKADWEIINELAKFLGHDLQYTSIQDVRKKMCSISNVFDNVGCIVKNEMNMEAVKKVREFQSDVIENPIHNYFMTNSVSRHSKTMLECSKISSGGES encoded by the coding sequence ATGCCAAAGATTGTGGTGGATGGGTTAGATATAGAAGTAGAGAATGGGACTACTGTTATTCAAGCATGTGAAATGCTTGGTATAGAGATTCCAAGATTTTGTTACCACGAAAGACTGGCGATAGCAGGAAATTGTAGGATGTGCCTTGTTGAGGTTGAAAAGTCTCCAAAGCCTGTGGCCAGCTGTGCTCATCCTATATCAGATGGGATGGTTGTGCACACAAACACTCCACTGGTGAGAAAAGCACGAGAAGGTGTAATGGAATTTTTACTTATAAACCATCCGCTAGATTGTCCAATATGTGATCAAGGTGGAGAGTGTGATCTTCAAGATCAAGCCATAAAATATGGAAGAGGCGTCAGTAGATATAATGAATGTAAGAGAGTCGTAGAAGATAAAAACATAGGTCCATTGATCACTACACATATGACAAGGTGCATACATTGCACTAGGTGCATCAGGTTTTTAGAAGATGTCGCAGGAACGCAAGAGCTTGGAGCGCTTGGTAGAGGTGAGCATATGAAAATCTCTACATGTATCGAGAAATCCATAACGTCAGAGTTATCTGGAAACATCATAGATCTTTGCCCTGTCGGTGCACTAACGTCAAAGCCATACGAATTTAAAGCAAGAAGCTGGGAGCTTCGCAATACAGAAACTATAGATGTGATGGATGCAGTTGGCTCAAATATTAGAGTTGACTCAAGAGGTAGCGAAGTAATGAGAGTTTTGCCAAGACTAAACGAAGATATTAATGAAGAATGGATTTCTGACAAAACCAGATTCTCATATGATGGGCTGAAATATCAAAGGCTTGACACCCCTATGATAAGGGAAGCTGGAGGTAAGTTTAAAACAGTATCATGGCTTGAAGCTTATCAGGCGATTGGCGCTGCAATTTCTGCTTCGTCTCCTGACAAGATTGCTGCGATCGCAGGAGATTTGATAGATGTTGAAACAATGCTCCTCACTAAAGAATTATTAACAAAAATAGGCAGCTATAATTTCGATTGCAGGCAGGATGGAAGTCTTCTTGGAAATCAGGTGCGTGCATTATATACTTTTAATACTACGATTGCAGGGATAGAAGATGCTGATGCTTGTTTGATAGTTGGTAGCAATCCAAGACATGAAGCGACTATACTTAATGCACGTCTTAGGAAGGCATGCATACATAATGGCATGAATGTTGCATTGATCGGAGAGCAAGTTGATTTAACGTATAGGTATAAGCATCTAGGTGTAAACCCATGGATCTTAAAACAGATAGCAGATGCCGAGCATGATTATTTTGCTGACTTAAAGAATGCAAAGAATCCGATGATTATAATCGGATCAGGTATTTTGGCTCGCCCTGATTATGAAGTATTCCTACATTACGCAAGAGTTATTGCTGAAAATACTGGAATGGTGCGCGAAGATTGGAATGGATTAAATATTTTGCAGCGTGCTGCGTCAAGAGTTGGTGGTTTAGATATAGGTTTTTTACCAGGTTCTGGTGCTTTAAGTACAAAGCAGATTATGACAGATGCAAATATAATCATGTTGCTTGGCGCGGATGAATTAGATTTTAGTACAGTGAAAGAAGATGCTTTTATAATATATCAAGGACATCACGGTGATTTAGGAGCGCATAGAGCAAACGTGATACTTCCTGGCGCTGCTTATACTGAGAAGGATGCAACATATGTGAACCTTGAGGGAAGAGCTCAAAGAACTCGTATTGCTTCATATCCACCAAACTATGCCAAGGCTGATTGGGAAATAATTAATGAGTTAGCAAAATTTTTAGGCCATGACTTACAATATACTTCAATTCAAGATGTGAGAAAGAAGATGTGCTCCATCTCAAATGTTTTTGATAATGTTGGATGTATAGTGAAGAATGAAATGAATATGGAAGCTGTAAAAAAAGTTAGAGAATTTCAGAGTGATGTGATAGAAAACCCTATTCACAATTATTTTATGACTAATTCCGTCTCTAGACATTCTAAGACAATGCTTGAATGTTCAAAAATTTCTTCAGGAGGAGAGAGTTAA
- the thyX gene encoding FAD-dependent thymidylate synthase encodes MSEELQGESYKTLRPTVPALEEMLQKTLPVLDHGFVRLIDYMGDDAAIVQAARVSYGRGTKRANEDKGLINYLMRHSHTTPFEMCEIKLHIKLPIFIARQWIRHRTASVNEYSARYSVLDREFYIPKREHLAKQSSLNKQGRDALLSDHEANEVLELLKHDASMLYRNYMRMLNMDDATGEVIDQGRDGLTRELARMNLSLNYYTQWYWKIDLHNLLHFLKLRADPHAQFEIREYAGVILELVKKWVPYTYEAFSNYKLGGAHISEAALNVIRAMINGKIVAQEESGISKREWSDLMALLGK; translated from the coding sequence ATGTCAGAAGAATTGCAAGGAGAGTCTTATAAGACGTTGCGCCCTACAGTCCCAGCACTAGAGGAAATGTTGCAGAAAACTTTGCCTGTGCTAGATCATGGGTTTGTAAGGCTTATAGACTATATGGGAGATGATGCAGCTATAGTGCAAGCTGCACGCGTCTCTTACGGCCGCGGGACAAAAAGAGCAAATGAAGACAAAGGCTTAATAAATTATTTGATGAGGCATTCTCATACCACGCCATTTGAGATGTGTGAGATAAAGTTGCACATAAAGCTTCCTATATTTATAGCACGTCAGTGGATTAGACATAGAACTGCAAGTGTGAATGAATATTCAGCGCGTTATTCTGTTTTAGATAGAGAGTTTTATATTCCAAAGCGTGAACATTTAGCAAAACAATCTTCATTAAATAAACAGGGACGCGATGCATTGCTCTCTGATCACGAAGCAAATGAAGTGCTAGAGCTTCTAAAACATGATGCAAGCATGCTATATCGCAATTATATGCGAATGCTGAATATGGATGACGCAACTGGTGAAGTCATAGATCAAGGAAGAGATGGACTTACTAGAGAACTTGCAAGGATGAATCTATCACTAAATTATTATACACAGTGGTATTGGAAGATAGATTTACATAATCTGCTGCATTTCTTGAAACTGCGCGCTGATCCTCATGCGCAGTTTGAGATTAGAGAATATGCTGGTGTAATACTAGAACTTGTGAAGAAATGGGTGCCATACACATACGAAGCTTTCAGCAATTATAAACTCGGTGGGGCTCACATATCGGAAGCTGCGTTAAATGTGATAAGAGCGATGATTAATGGTAAGATTGTTGCTCAAGAAGAAAGCGGCATATCTAAACGTGAATGGTCAGATTTGATGGCTTTGCTTGGGAAATGA
- a CDS encoding ParB/RepB/Spo0J family partition protein: MTTERKVLGKGLSALISTDAASLLQLDERNHEHMIYISIDDVEVNPYQPRSTMTSDELQELSDSIKEYGVLQPILVAKGKNKRYCIISGERRWRASIIAGLKTIPVIFKNCSDLMLLQIAILENIQREDLTPIEEAKAYQQLIDQFGYTQDLLAEKLNKSRSHIANMIRLLRLPQEVQGWVDQNQISVGHAKAIFTSDEPVEFAKQVIDRGLNVRETEQLARAKKVKKDSVTVTRIKSSENIGNAPEEKDLDLLSLEEKMSNNLGCKTEIKLSGSSGSITLSFKTLEEFDILVYALCRQISDMS, from the coding sequence ATGACAACTGAACGTAAAGTCCTTGGTAAGGGATTATCAGCATTGATTTCTACAGATGCAGCATCACTGCTGCAGTTAGATGAAAGAAATCATGAGCATATGATATATATCTCGATAGATGATGTGGAGGTTAATCCATACCAGCCGAGGAGTACTATGACAAGTGATGAACTTCAGGAGTTGAGTGATTCTATCAAAGAATATGGAGTGCTTCAGCCTATTTTGGTTGCTAAAGGCAAAAATAAGAGATATTGCATAATTTCCGGCGAGAGAAGATGGAGAGCTTCTATTATTGCGGGTCTCAAGACAATACCTGTGATTTTTAAGAATTGCTCCGATCTTATGCTTTTGCAGATTGCGATCCTTGAAAATATACAGAGAGAAGATTTAACTCCAATTGAAGAAGCAAAAGCATATCAGCAATTAATAGATCAATTTGGTTATACACAAGATCTGCTTGCAGAGAAGCTGAACAAAAGCAGAAGTCATATAGCAAATATGATAAGACTACTAAGGCTTCCTCAAGAAGTGCAAGGATGGGTCGATCAAAATCAGATTTCTGTCGGGCATGCAAAAGCTATATTCACAAGCGATGAGCCTGTAGAATTCGCAAAGCAGGTTATAGACCGTGGACTTAACGTGCGGGAGACCGAGCAACTTGCAAGAGCAAAAAAAGTTAAGAAAGATTCTGTAACTGTGACTCGTATTAAATCTTCTGAGAATATTGGAAACGCTCCTGAAGAAAAAGATCTAGATTTACTATCACTGGAGGAGAAAATGTCCAATAATCTTGGTTGCAAAACTGAGATAAAGTTAAGTGGTTCTTCTGGCTCAATCACACTATCATTTAAAACATTGGAAGAATTTGACATATTGGTTTATGCTCTCTGTAGGCAAATTTCTGATATGTCTTAA